A region from the Lolium perenne isolate Kyuss_39 chromosome 4, Kyuss_2.0, whole genome shotgun sequence genome encodes:
- the LOC139839315 gene encoding uncharacterized protein: protein MAQILRLLMEDRQRARQESEANIAALRQIAQAAAGNRNNEEGEGHGKEAPRSRLRDFQNTNPPVFSKCTAPLDADDWLRTIENNLEVAAVGDNEKVLLATHFLAGPARAWWENVKAMQAPEHVINWEEFTAKFRKAHIPTGLIKMKRDEFFNLKQNNSNVVDYLDKFNTLARYAPQDTDTDEKKRDRFMNGLHEEIQSILVAVPYPDLEALVDAAIMVESKRKAAIETRKRKMLQ, encoded by the coding sequence ATGGCCCAAATCCTGCGCCTCTTGATGGAGGATCGCCAGCGTGCCCGCCAGGAGAGTGAAGCTAACATTGCCGCGCTTCGGCAAATCGCTCAAGCCGCCGCGGGAAACCGCAACaatgaagaaggagaaggacacgGCAAAGAAGCGCCAAGGTCACGCCTTCGGgatttccagaacaccaacccacccgtgTTCTCCAAGTGTACCGCTCCTCTTGACGCAGACGATTGGCTCCGCACCATTGAAAACAACTTGGAAGTCGCTGCCGTGGGAGACAACGAGAAAGTTCTCCTCGCCACCCACTTTCtcgctggacctgcacgcgcatGGTGGGAGAACGTCAAGGCCATGCAAGCTCCTGAACATGTCATAAACTGGGAGGAGTTCACCGCCAAGTTCCGCAAAGCTCACATTCCTACGGGATTAATCAAGATGAAGCGGGATGAATTCTTCAATCTGAAGCAGAACAACTCCAATGTGGTGGACTACCTTGACAAGTTTAATACCTTAGCAAGGTACGCCCCTCAAGACACGGACACCGATGAGAAGAAGCGCGACCGTTTCATGAATGGCCTGCATGAGGAGATTCAGAGTATTCTTGTGGCTGTACCCTACCCTGACTTGGAGGCGCTAGTGGATGCCGCCATTATGGTGGAGTCGAAGCGCAAAGCTGCCATTGAGACCAGAAAGCGCAAGATGCTGCAGTAA
- the LOC139839314 gene encoding uncharacterized protein yields the protein MAPFEALYGRRCRTPLNWTETGESQVFGPDILREAEEQVQFIRDRLRAAQSRQKSYADSKRRELTFCAGDFAYLRVTPLKGMKRFHVKGKLAPRYIGPFKILGRRGEVSYQLELPPELLEFHDVFHVSQLRRCLQAPNKAEVFKDIDYRAIDLNHDLTYRENPIRILDEAVRVTRRRKIKFFKVQWSNHSEDEATWEREDYLRQEFPHLFKLLAVQSRDEILLRGEDRRQNDDADDEPTPPVLPLTSPEEEQTPLDAARARTRRTPMPPHHLH from the exons ATGGCCCCTTTTGAAGCCCTCTATGGGAGAAGATGCAGAACCCCTCTCAATTGGACCGAGACCGGAGAAAGTCAAGTGTTCGGGCCAGACATACTTCGGGAAGCAGAGGAACAAGTCCAGTTTATTCGTGACCGGCTGAGAGCTGCACAGTCCCGccagaagagttacgctgactcCAAGCGTCGAGAGTTAACTTTCTGCGCCGGAGATTTCGCCTATCTCCGGGTAACCCCTCTCAAAGGAATGAAACGTTTCCATGTTAAAGGCAAGCTTGCGCCCAGGTATATTGGTCCTTTCAAGATActaggacgaagaggagaagtatcttaccaGCTTGAACTACCCCCGGAATTGTTAGAGTTCcatgacgtcttccatgtctcccaacttCGGAGATGCCTCCAAGCACCAAACAAGGCTGAAGTTTTCAAGGATATCGACTACCGAGCAATCGACCTCAATCACGACTTAACCTACAGAGAGAACCCCATCCGTATTCTGGATGAAGCCGTTAGGGTCACCCGCCGGAGGAAGATAAAATTCTTCAAggtccaatggagtaatcactctgaagatgaagccacctgggaaagagAGGATTATCTGAGACAAGAATTTCCACACCTGTTCAAGCTCTTAGCCGtgcaatctcgggacgagattcttttaaggggggaag ATCGGCGGCAGAACGACGATGCTGATGACGAGCCGACGCCGCCCGTGCTGCCGTTGACGTCCCCAGAGGAGGAGCAGACGCCCCTGGACGCCGCCCGTGCACGAACCCGACGCACGCCTATGCCACCACACCACCTGCACTGA